GCTGCGGGCAGCAGACAGGTTGTTCACGGTGTTGTTCAGGTTGGTGATGGTGGACTCAAAACGGTTCTGAGACGCACCCAGCAGGCTACGCTGGTCATCAACCGCTTTGATTGCCGCATCAATATCTTTCAGCGGAGTAGTTCCTGCAGCAGTACCACCAGTACCACCAGTTACTTTACCTTTCAGAACGTCAAAACCTTCTGCAGCAGTAGTACGCTGCACGTTATTAACAAGATCCGTAGCAGTCATTGCTTTGGTGTTCAACGTAGAACCGGACTGGCCTGCTGCCGCCAGGTTGAAGCTGTCGCTGGAGCTGAGTTTGATAGCAATGGTTTCGGTATCTTTAGAACCAACCTGGAAACTGTAGCTGGTGCTACCGGAACCGGTGTTCAGTACCTTGATACCGTTGAAGTCGGTCTGCTTGGTCACACGGTCGATCTCTTCCATACGCTGGTTAACTTCAGCCTGGATGGAGTCGATGTCGGACGCGGAGTTGGAGCTGTTCTGCGCCTGAACGGTCAGGTCACGAACGCGCTGCAGGTTGTTGTTGATTTCGCTCAGCGCGCCTTCAGCGGTCTGTGCCAGGGAGATACCGTCGTTGGCGTTACGTGCAGCAACGTTCAGACCGTTGATATTGGAGGTGAAGCGGTTAGCAATCGCCTGGCCCGCTGCGTCATCTTTTGCGCTGTTGATACGAAGGCCGGAGGACAGACGCTCGATTGCGGTACCCAGAGTTGACTGAGATTTGCTCAGGTTGTTCTGAGTCATCAGAGACAAGGTGTTAGTATTAATAACAGCCATGATGTATTCCTTTAAAAGTTTTAGATTCAGGCATCTGCCTACGGCTTTCTCGCCGCTAAACTGATTATCGACCTCCCTTTCCTAACCTTTAGAAAAAAGATCATTTTTTTAAAAGGACAAACTGCCCGCTATTTTTCCGCTTAATTTCCGCATTGAAAACGATAAAAAAACGCTAATCTTTTTGCAATTTCTGCCGATAGAGCATCCAGCGATTGTCTCAATAAAGGATGAAAAAATGGCAAGTATTAGCTCACTCGGCGCAGGTACCAGTCTGGATCTCAATACGTTGTATGACAATTTACAGACAGCCGAGCAGACCAAACTCACGCCGATTACGCAGCAGCAGACCTCTTATAAAGCGAAGTTGACCGCATGGGGCGTAGTTCAGACTGCACTGACCAAGTTACAAACTGCTTCAGACGCGCTGAAAAATACCTCTGCTATCGCGCAGTCCAAAGTGACCAGCACCAATACCGCATTCAGTGCGACGCTGGCGAGTAGTGCCTCAGCCGGTTCTTACTCGGTAGAAGTGACGCAGCTGGCAGCCGCGCAGACGCTGCTGAGCCCGAAAGTGGCCAGCAAAGATACCGATCTGGGCGACAGCAGCATGAGCTCGCGCACCATCACCATCACGCAGCCGGGTCAGAAAGATCCGCTGACGGTAACGCTGGCCAGCGACAAGACCAGCCTTGCGGATGTGCGTGACGCGATTAACGCCAAGCAGGGAAGCGTCACCGCCAGCATCATTAAAGCGGATGACAACAGTTACTATCTGTCACTGACCTCACGTGACAGCGGTGTCGCCAATGAAATGACGATCACCACCGATGACAGTGAACTGGCGAAATATATCAGCCACGATCCGCTCGATTCATCAACGGGAATGAAGGTTCAGGTCGCGGCCGCCGATGCCATCGTCAATATCAATGGCATCAAGATCACCCGTAGCAGCAACGCCATTACCGATGCCCCAGAAGGCGTGACGCTCAACCTGACCAAAACTAACGTCGGCAGCCCGGAAACCTTGTCGATAGTGAAAGACAACCAGCCGATGACCGATGCGATCCAGGCATTTGTCGATGCGTATAACTCGTTGCAGACCACCATCGGCAACCAGACCAAATATACCGCGGTTAAACAGGGCGATGGTTCTCAGGACACGAGCAACGGCGATCTGCTGGGCGATGGCACACTGCGTAATATTCAGACGCGCCTGCGTTCTGCGGTCTCGGCTACACAAGGTTCCGGTTCTCTGTCTTCGCTGTCGCAGTTGGGTATTACCCAGGATGTAAACGGCAAGCTGACCGTGGACAGCACCAAGTTAGGGAAAGCCCTGACGGAAAAATCTACCGACGTGCTTGCATTGCTGTCCGGTGACGGTAAAACCACCGGCTTAGCGACCCAGACCAGCAACCTGCTGAAAGACATGTTAGGGACAGAGGGTTCGGTCAAGAGTGCCACCGATGGTATCAATAAGACGCTGAAAAACCTGTCCGATCAGTACGACCGTGTTAACGCACAGATTACCGCCACCATGGCGCGCTACAAAACGCAGTTCACCAGTTTGAGTCAGCTGGTCTCTTCCATGGATCAAACCGGGAGCTATCTGACCCAACAGTTCAACGCCATGAACAGTTAATGAATGATGAGTTGAGGTTTTACGATGTATACAAAATCGGGAATTCAGGCCTATGCGCAGGTTAGCGTAGAGAGTGCCGTCCTGAGTGCCAGCCCGCATCAACTGGTGGTATTACTTTTTGATGGCGCGTTAAGCGCCATGAAAAAAGCCATTATTTTGATTGAGCAAGGTGATATTCCCGGTAAAGGGCAGGCGCTGGGCAAAGCCATCAATATTATCAGTAATGGTCTGCAGTCAGGGCTGAATCACGAGGTTGGTGGTGAGTTAACCACCAATCTGGACAGCCTCTACGACTACATGACCCGACGTCTTTTACAGGCCAATATTCATAATGACATTGATGCCATTAATGAAGTGGCGGGGTTACTCAATAACATCGCTGATGCCTGGAAAGAGATAGGCCCCAATTCTCAACATATCCGGGACAATTACTAATGGAAGCCAATCTGGGATTGCTCCAACACTATCAGCAACTGCTAACCACCAGCGCCTCGATGCTGGCCCTGTCAAAATCAGGGCGCTGGGATGAGCTGATTACTTTTGAAGTGAAATATCTGACCGCCGTTGAAAAGCTAACACAGTTTCAGGATGCGAATGAAATTGCGCCGCACATACAGGCGCAAATACGCCCGATGCTGCGTCAGATCCTCGACAATGAAATTGAGCTTAAAGCCTTGCTGCAACAGCGTATGGACGAGCTGAGAACTTTGGTTGGGCACTCTTCCCGACAACATAATCTGAATGCAACTTATGGACGTCTCTCTGGCAATATTCTTTTCCCCGCGGATATCTGAACGGGGGTTGATTACAGGCGGGTGAATATATTTCACTATTTCACCCGCTAACTTCTTCCGTCTCGCTCATACTCTCTGTGTTCTTAAACTGGAGCACGGAAGATGAAAAACCCCACCCTTTTGCAGTTCTTCCATTGGTATTACCCTGAAGGCAGTAAACTCTGGCCGGAAGTGGCCGAGCGTGCCGACGGCTTAAACGAGATCGGTATCAACATGGTCTGGCTGCCCCCGGCCTATAAAGGCGCTACCGGCGGCTACTCTGTGGGTTACGACTGTTACGATCTTTTCGATCTCGGCGAGTTCGATCAAAAAGGATCTATCCCCACCAAATACGGTGACAAAAACCAGCTGCTGGCCGCTATCGACGCGCTGAAACGCAACGACATCGCAGTGCTGTTGGACGTGGTGGTGAACCACAAAATGGGCGCCGATGAGAAAGAGTCCATCCGCGTTCAGCGCGTCAACGCCGACGATCGCAATCAGATCGATGACGAGATTATTGAATGCGAAGCCTGGACCCGCTACACCTTCCCCGTTCGCGCCGGAAAGTACTCAGAGTTTATCTCGGATTACAAATGCTTCAGCGGCATCGACCACATCGAAAATCCTGAGGAAAATGGCGTCTTTAAGATCGTCAATGATTACACCGGCGACGGCTGGAACGATCAGGTCGATAACGAGATGGGGAATTTTGACTACCTGATGGGCGAAAACATCGATTTTCGTAACCGTGCGGTAACCGAGGAGATCAAATACTGGGCGCGCTGGGCGATGGAACAGACCCAGTGCGACGGCTTCCGTCTGGATGCGGTGAAACATATTCCGGCCTGGTTCTATAAAGAGTGGATCGAACATGTGCAGGAGGTCGCGCCGAAGCCGCTGTTTATCGTGGCGGAATACTGGTCGCATGATGTCGATAAACTGCAGCAGTATATCGATCAGGTTGAAGGCAAAACCATGCTCTTCGACGCCCCGCTGCACATGAAGTTTCACGAAGCCTCGCGACAGGGTCGGGATTACGACATGAGCCAGATCTTCACCGGCACGCTGGTGGAGGCCGATCCGTTCCATGCGGTGACGCTGGTTGCAAACCACGACACCCAGCCGCTACAGGCGCTGGAAGCCCCGGTCGAAGCCTGGTTTAAGCCGCTGGCTTATGCTCTGATTTTGCTGCGTGAAAACGGCGTTCCCAGCGTCTTTTACCCCGACCTGTATGGTGCGAGCTATGACGACACCGGCGGTGACGGCGAGACGTACCACATCGACATGCCGGTGATCGAGCAGCTCGACCAGCTGATCCTCGCCCGCCAGCGCTTTGCACACGGCATCCAGACCCTGTGGTTCGATCACCCCAACTGTATCGCCTTTAGCCGCAGCGGCACCGACGACGATCCCGGCTGCGTGGTGGTGCTCTCTAACGGTGACGAGGGCGAAAAAACGATCGCGCTTGGGGAGAACTACGGCAACAAGAGCTGGAAAGATTTTCTCGGCAACCGGGAGGAGATCGTGACCACTGACGAAACCGGCACCGGCGTCTTTACCTGCAACGGTGGCAGCGTCAGCGTGTGGGTGATGGAAGAGGTGTTATAAGCTGTAAAACCGGGCGGCGCTGCGCCTGCCCGGTCTGCAGATCGTTACGGCAACTTGCTTTCGAGCGGATTTTTACTGAGGTAAGCGGCGCACTCGACGGTAGGACGATCGACGCGCTGCAGGATCATCCCGTCATACTCGATGGCCGAGCCTTCACGCTCCAGCGGATAAATATCCAGCTTGCGGGTGACGTTATAAAAATCGTCAGAACGCAGCATGATTTTCCCCGGTACGGCCACTACCCGCTGCCACTGACGGCAATCCAGGGTATCCCCTTCTTGCGTCACCACCAGCGTCGCCATCGCTTCCGGGCTGACCAGGCTGCTTTGCGGCCCTTTCGACTGCCAGTACCCCGCCAGTTCCGCCGGGACAGGATGCTTGATCACGTCCTGATATTTATCGACCTGCACACAGCCGGTTAACGCCAGCAGCCCCGCCATAATTGCTATTTTTTTCATCATGATTCCATGTACGGAGAAAAAAATAGTGTGGCATTAAAGCCGTCGCGTCGCCAGCACCAGAAGGACTAAACCTGCATACTCATCACGTCCTGGTACGCCTGCATCAGCTTGTTACGCACCTGGATGCCCATCTGCATCGACACCGACGCTTTTTGTAAATCGGTCATCACATCGTTCAGCCCGATGCCCGGCGCGCCCATAGTGAATTTTTCGCCCTGCACGCGCGCCGCGGTTTGCGTGTCGCTGATCCGGTCCAGCGCCGCATGCAGCTGGCCCGCGAAGCTGACGGTTGACTGCACGTCAGCCACGTTCTGATTCCGGGCGGTCATTGCCGTTGCCTGAAGCTGGCTGATGACGCCTTCAATCCCCTGTATTGCCATGACTTTCCCCTGATGGATTTTTACGCGCTCAAGAGTAGCAGTCTGTCAATGAGATAAAGGCGCTAAATAGCGATAAAAAACCAGGTTATTTGACGCATAGAAATTCCCGATTCATCAAATAATGGCACGGCCATGATTATGGAATTTTTGTTGTGTTTGCCGACCCGGGAGTCTGTTTTGTTTCTCCACACCAATAATGAAATCCACGATGAGTCACGAGGTGCGCTATGACTGCGTCAGCAACATCAGGCCCTCAAACTAAATCTCTCGAATGGATGAGCCGCCTGCGCGCGAACCCTAAAGTGCCATTGATCGTGGCAGGTGCTGCCGCCATCGCTATTGTGGTCGCTATGGTCTTATGGGCCAAACAACCTGACTACCGCACCCTGTTCAGCAACCTCTCTGACCAGGATGGCGGCGCTATCGTCACCCAGTTAACCCAGATGAACGTCCCTTACCGCTTCGCGGATAATGGCGGCGCGCTGGAAGTCCCTGCCGATAAAGTTCATGAACTCCGCTTACGTCTTGCCCAGCAAGGGCTGCCGAAAGGCGGCGCGGTAGGCTTTGAGCTGCTGGATCAGGAAAAATTCGGTATCAGCCAGTTCAGCGAGCAGGTTAACTACCAGCGCGCGCTGGAAGGCGAACTGGCCCGCACCATCGAAACGCTGGGCCCGCTGAAGAGCGCCCGTGTTCACCTGGCCATGCCAAAACCGACGCTGTTTGTGCGTGAACAAAAAGCCCCGTCGGCTTCCGTCACCGTTAATCTGCAGCCTGGCCGCGCGCTTGATGAAGGGCAGATTAGCGCGGTGGTGCATCTGGTCTCCAGCGCCGTGGCGGGTTTACCGCCGGGTAACGTGACCCTGGTGGATCAGATGGGCCGCCTGTTAACCAAATCCAATAACGGCGATCGCGATCTGAATGACGCGCAGCTGAAATATGCCACTGACGTGGAAAATCGCGTTCAGAGCCGCATCGAAGCGATTCTGGGCCCGATTGTCGGGACAGCTAACGTGCATGCCCAGGTCACCGCGCAGATCGATTTCTCCGATAAAGAGCAGACCGAAGAGCAATATCGTCCGAACGGCGATGCCGCCCAGGCGGTCATGCGCTCGCGTCAGGTGAATGAAAACCTGCAGGTCGGCGGGCCAAATCCTGGCGGCGTGCCGGGCGCGCTCTCTAACCAGCCTGCCCCGGCCAACACCGCGCCCATTAACGCCCCGGCACAGAACCAGCAGAACGGCCAACAGGCGAACCAACAGCAGCAGCAAACGGCGTCGGCCGCGAACTCCGGTCCGCGCACCAGCAGCCGCAACGAAACCACTAACTACGAAGTCGATCGCACCATTCGCCACACCAAAATGAACACCGGTGATGTGCAGCGTCTCTCCGTGGCGGTGGTCGTTAACTACAAAACCCTGCCGGACGGTAAGCCGCTGCCGCTGACCGCCGAGCAGATGAAACAGATCGAAAACCTGACCCGTGAAGCCATGGGTTACTCCGAGAAGCGTGGCGATACCTTAAACGTCGTGAACTCGCCGTTCAGCGCGGTTGACGATACCAGCGGCGAGCTGCCGTTCTGGAAAACCCAGTCGTTTATCGAGCAGATGCTGGAAGCCGGTCGCTGGCTGCTGGTGGTGATTGTCGCCTGGCTGCTGTGGCGTAAAGCGGTACGTCCGCAGATCGTCCGTCGCGCAGAGGAAGCGAAAGCGCTGAAAGAGCAGACCATGCTGCGTCAGGAAACAGAAGAAGCGGTGGAAGTCCGCCTCAGCAAAGACGAACAGATGCAGCAGCGCCGTGCTAACCAGCGCATGGGCGCTGAAGTGATGAGCCAGCGTATTCGCGAAATGTCAGATAACGATCCGCGCGTCGTGGCGCTGGTCATTCGCCAGTGGATGAGTACAGAAAATGAGTAACCTTACCGGAACGGATAAAAGCGTCATCCTGCTGATGACCATTGGCGAGGACCGGGCGGCAGAGGTGTTCAAACACCTCTCCCAGCGCGAAGTACAGGTTCTCAGCGCGGCGATGGCCAACGTGCGCCAGATCTCCAACAAACAGCTGACCGAGGTGCTGGCAGAGTTTGAGCAGGAAGCGGAACAGTTCGCGGCGCTCAACGTCAACGCCAACGAATACCTGCGTTCGGTACTGGTCAAAGCGCTCGGCGAAGAGCGCGCGGCCAGCCTGCTGGAAGATATTCTCGAGACCCGCGACACCGCCAGCGGCATCGAAACGCTCAACTTTATGGAGCCGCAAACCGCTGCCGATCTTATTCGCGACGAGCATCCGCAGATCATCGCCACCATCCTGGTTCACCTCAAGCGGGGTCAGGCGGCCGATATTCTGGCGCTGTTCGACGAACGCCTGCGTCACGATGTGATGCTGCGTATCGCCACCTTCGGCGGCGTCCAGCCGGCGGCGCTGGCGGAGCTGACCGAGGTGCTGAACGGCCTGCTCGACGGCCAGAACCTCAAGCGCAGCAAAATGGGCGGCGTGAGAACGGCGGCCGAAATTATCAACCTGATGAAAACGCAGCAGGAAGAGGCGGTTATTACTGCAGTCCGCGAATTCGACGGCGAACTGGCGCAGAAAATTATCGACGAGATGTTCCTGTTCGAAAACCTGGTCGACGTGGACGATCGCAGTATCCAGCGCCTGCTGCAGGAAGTGGACTCCGAATCGCTGCTAATCGCCCTCAAAGGTGCCGAACAGCCGCTGCGCGAGAAGTTCCTGCGCAACATGTCCCAGCGTGCGGCGGATATCCTGCGCGACGACCTTGCCAACCGTGGTCCGGTGCGTCTGTCTCAGGTGGAAAACGAACAGAAAGCAATCCTGCTTATTGTGCGTCGTCTGGCCGAAACCGGCGAGATGGTGGTAGGCAGCGGCGAGGATACCTATGTCTGATGAACTGCCGTGGAAGGTCTGGACGCCGGATGACCTCTCCCCTCCCCGCGCGGAATTTGTGCCCGCGAGCGTCGCCCCTGCCGAACCCGGCGAGGACGCCGACGCGCCCGAATTAAGCGAAGAGGAGCAGCGCGCGCAGCAGCTGGCACAGATCCAGATGCAGGCGCACGATCAGGGCTATACCGCCGGCCTGAACGAAGGCCGGCAGAAAGGTCAGGATCAGGGCTATCAGGAAGGTCTGGCTCAGGGCCTGGCGCAGGGGTTAGAGCAGGCGCGCTCGCAGCAGGCGCCGATCCATGCCCGCATGCAGCAGCTGGTGAGCGAGTTCCAGAACACGCTTGATGCGCTGGACAGCGTTATCGCCTCGCGTCTGATGCAGATGGCGCTGGAGGCGGCACGCCAGGTGATCGGCCACACGCCGCCGGTAGATAATTCGTCGCTCATCAAACAGATTCAGGGGCTGTTGCAACAGGAGCCGCTGTTCAGCGGCAAACCGCAGCTGCGCGTTCACCCGGACGATCTTCAGCGCGTGGAAGAGATGCTCGGCGCGACCCTGAACCTGCACGGCTGGCGTCTGCGCGGCGATCCGACCCTGCATCACGGCGGATGTAAAGTCTCCGCCGATGAAGGGGATCTGGATGCCAGCGTAGCCACCCGCTGGCAGGAACTGTGCCGCCTGGCGGCACCGGGAGTCATCTGATGACCGCACGCCTCACCCGCTGGCTCAACACCCTCGACAACTTTGAAACGAAGATGGCGCAGCTGCCCGCCGTGCGTCGCTATGGCCGCTTAACCCGCGCCACCGGCCTGGTGCTGGAAGCCACGGGCCTTCAGCTGCCGTTGGGGGCCACCTGCATTATTGAGCGGCCAGACGGGAACGAGATCCGCGAAGTCGAGAGTGAAGTGGTCGGCTTTAACGGCCAGCGCCTGTTCCTGATGCCGCTGGAAGAGGTCGAAGGGGTTCTGCCCGGCGCGCGGGTGTATGCCAAAAATTTATCCGGCGACGGACTGCACAGCGGCAAACAACTGCCGCTCGGCCCGGCGCTGCTCGGACGCGTGCTGGACGGCGGCGGTAAGCCGCTGGACGGCCTGCCCGCGCCCGATACCACCGAAACCGGCGCGCTGGTAACCCAGCCCTTCAACCCGTTACAACGAACGCCGATCGAGCATGTGCTGGATACCGGCGTGCGCCCGATCAACGCCCTGCTGACCGTCGGTCGCGGCCAGCGTATGGGCCTGTTTGCCGGTTCCGGCGTCGGTAAATCGGTGCTGCTCGGGATGATGGCTCGCTATACCCAGGCCGACGTTATCGTGGTGGGGCTGATTGGCGAGCGTGGCCGTGAAGTGAAAGATTTTATCGAGAACATCCTCGGCCCCGAAGGGCGTGCCCGCTCGGTAGTGATTGCCGCCCCGGCGGACGTCTCTCCCCTGCTGCGTATGCAGGGTGCCGCCTATGCCACCCGCATCGCCGAAGATTTCCGCGACCGGGGTCAGCACGTGCTGCTGATCATGGACTCCCTGACCCGTTATGCGATGGCCCAGCGTGAGATCGCCCTGGCGATCGGCGAACCGCCGGCCACCAAAGGTTATCCGCCGTCGGTGTTTGCCAAATTACCGGCGCTGGTCGAGCGCGCGGGTAACGGCATCAGCGGCGGGGGCTCGATTACCGCGTTTTACACGGTTCTGACCGAAGGCGATGACCAGCAGGATCCGATTGCCGACTCGGCGCGTGCGATCCTCGACGGCCATATCGTTCTGTCGCGCCGCCTGGCCGAAGCGGGCCACTACCCGGCGATTGATATTGAAGCCTCGATCAGCCGTGCGATGACGGCTCTGATCTCCGAGAAGCATTACGCCCGGGTGCGTAACTTCAAGCAGCTGCTCTCCAGCTTCCAGCGCAACCGCGATCTGGTCAGCGTCGGGGCCTATGCCAAAGGCAGCGACCCGATGCTCGACAAGGCGATTGCCCTGTGGCCGCACCTGGAGGCGTATCTGCAGCAGGGTATTTTTGAAAAAGCCGACTGGGAAAGCTCAATCCAGGCTCTGGAGATGATCTTCCCGCAGGCGTAACCAGGTAGAGGGCGAATGTCATGGCACAACACGGCGCATTAACCACGCTGAAAGATCTGGCCGAAAAAGACGTTGATACTGCCGCACAGCAGCTGGGCGCGATGCGCCGCGGTTACCAGCAGGCGGAAGAGCAGCTGAAGATGTTGATCGACTACCAGCATGAGTATCGCAATAACCTCAATACCGATATGACGCAGGGCATCGGCAGCCAGCGCTGGATCAACTACCAACAGTTCATTCAGACGCTGGAAAAAGCGATCGAACAGCATCGCCAGCAGGTACTTCAGTGGACCGAAAAGGTTGACCGGGCGTTGAACGTCTGGCGCGAAAAGAAACAGCGTCTACAGGCCTGGCAGACGCTGCAGGATCGCCAGCTTGCCGCCGCTATGCTGGCGGAAAACCGTCTCGATCAGAAAAAAATGGATGAATTTGCCCAGCGGGCAACAATGAGGACCCCGGAATGATCACCCTTCAACAACTGCTTTCGAGCGACAGCGAACTTACTGCTGGCGTCCGGGGCGGAAAAGCGGCCGATGGCGCGCAGGATTTTCTTGCCCTGCTGGCGGGCGCGTTAAGCGATGCAAAAGGCCAGGGCAAAGAAGCTGGCCTGACGCTGAGCGATCTGCAGGCATCGGGCGGCAAGCTCGCGAAAGCGGCACTGCAGGCCGGTGCGGCTGACGCCGACGTTGACGCCGATGCCGGTAAGCTGGCCGAACTGCTGGCGCGTCAGGACCTGACGTTCACCGACGAAAAAGCCACCCAGCCGGGGCTGACGCAGGGCCTGCTGCCCGCAGCCAAAAGCGACGTGCTGAAGAGCCTGACCCAGGCGGCGAAAGAGGCGGACAGTAAAACCGAGCTCAGCGAAGAGGAGCTGGCGGGCTTAAGCGCCTTAATGGCAATGCTGCCCCACCAGCAGACCGCAACCGCTGCGGCCCCTCAGCCGGTCAGCGCCACCAGTCTTGACGTGAAGGCGGCAGCCACCAGCGAGCGCGGACGCCAGCCAGCCCTGGATACCAATGCCCTGGGCAGCACGAAAACCGTCGCTCAGGATAAAGATGCGTTGGTTGCCGACAACCAACTGACGCCAGCCGTCGCCGCGACCATCAACAAACAGGCGGCAGAGAGCACTCCGTCCCCGACCGGGCCAACCGCCACGATGGGGCCGATTGTCAGTACTCATACCTCCGTCCAGGGGACCTTTGCCGCCGCACAGGTGGTCAGCGCCCAGCTGGGCAGCAACGAGTGGCAGCAGACCATCAGCCAGCACATCACGCTGTTTACCCGTCAGGGCCAGCAGAGCGCCGAACTGCGTCTGCATCCGGAAGATCTTGGCCAGGTGCAGATCACCCTCAAGCTGGATGATAATCAGGCGCAGCTGCAGATGGTGTCAGGCCATAGCCACGTTCGCGCGGCGCTGGAAGCGGCGCTGCCGGTTCTGCGCACCCAGCTGGCGGAGAACGGCATTCAGCTGACCCAAAGCAGCATCAGCAGTGAAAACTTTAACGGTCAACAGCAGGCCTCTTCTCAGCATCATCAGCAGGCATCCCGCTCCGGCAATGCCGGCGGATTTGATGAAGAGAACGATGAGCTGCTGGCGGTACCTGCCTCCCTGCAGTCTGCCGCGCGTGGAAACAGCGCTGTCGATATCTTCGCCTAAACCTAAACGCCAGAGGTAGCGTGATTATCCCCGTCTTTTCGACCCTTTGACGGCGACGGGACACGGGATAATCACCACATTAGCAGTTCCGAAACAGGAAGCACGCAACAGATGACTGACTCCGCCATCACCAAAAAAAGTAAGCGTTCCATCTGGATCCCGCTGCTGGTGTTAATTACGCTCGCCGCCTGCGCCACCGCAGGTTACAGCTACTGGCGTATGAATAAAGCCCCTTCAGCCGAAGCCAAGGTAGAGCCACCACCACCGGCTGCACCGGTCTTTTTCGCGCTGGATACGTTCACCGTTAACCTGGGCGACGCCGATCACGTATTTTACGTGGGCGTTACGCTGCGCCTGAAAGACGAAGCCACCCGCGCGCGTCTGAGTGAGTACCTGCCGGAAGTGCGCAGCCGTCTGCTGCTGCTGTTTTCCCGTCAGGATCCTGCCCAGCTCTCTACCGATGAAGGTAAACAGAAGCTGGTAGAAGCCATCAAGCAAACGCTGGCCGCGCCTCTGATCAGCGGTCAACCTAAGCAGGAAGTCACCGACGTTCTGTATACAGCTTTCATTCTGCGGTAACGACATGGGCGACAGTATTCTTTCTCAGGCGGAAATCGATGCGCTGCTCAACGGCGACAGCGATAAGGCCGACGAACCAAAAGCGGGCCAGGCGGGCGAAAGCGACATTCGCCCCTACGATCCTAATACCCAGCGTCGCGTGGTGCGCGAGCGTCTGCAGGCGCTGGAGATCATTAACGAACGTTTCGCGCGTCAGTTCCGTATGGGGCTGTTTAACCTGCTGCGCCGTAGCCCGGATATCACCGTCGGCGCGATCCGCATTCAGCCGTATCATGAGTTCGCGCGTAACCTGCCGGTGCCGACGAACCTCAACCTGATCCACCTGAAGCCGCTGCGCGGCACGGGCCTGTTCGTCTTCTCGCCAAGCCTGGTGTTTATCGCCGTGGATAACCTGTTTGGCGGCGACGGACGTTTCCCGACCAAAGTGGAAGGGCGCGAGTTCACCCACACCGAACAGCGCGTCATCAACCGCATGCTGAAGCTGGCCC
This DNA window, taken from Leclercia adecarboxylata, encodes the following:
- the fliD gene encoding flagellar filament capping protein FliD, with product MASISSLGAGTSLDLNTLYDNLQTAEQTKLTPITQQQTSYKAKLTAWGVVQTALTKLQTASDALKNTSAIAQSKVTSTNTAFSATLASSASAGSYSVEVTQLAAAQTLLSPKVASKDTDLGDSSMSSRTITITQPGQKDPLTVTLASDKTSLADVRDAINAKQGSVTASIIKADDNSYYLSLTSRDSGVANEMTITTDDSELAKYISHDPLDSSTGMKVQVAAADAIVNINGIKITRSSNAITDAPEGVTLNLTKTNVGSPETLSIVKDNQPMTDAIQAFVDAYNSLQTTIGNQTKYTAVKQGDGSQDTSNGDLLGDGTLRNIQTRLRSAVSATQGSGSLSSLSQLGITQDVNGKLTVDSTKLGKALTEKSTDVLALLSGDGKTTGLATQTSNLLKDMLGTEGSVKSATDGINKTLKNLSDQYDRVNAQITATMARYKTQFTSLSQLVSSMDQTGSYLTQQFNAMNS
- the fliT gene encoding flagella biosynthesis regulatory protein FliT; the encoded protein is MEANLGLLQHYQQLLTTSASMLALSKSGRWDELITFEVKYLTAVEKLTQFQDANEIAPHIQAQIRPMLRQILDNEIELKALLQQRMDELRTLVGHSSRQHNLNATYGRLSGNILFPADI
- the fliE gene encoding flagellar hook-basal body complex protein FliE; the encoded protein is MAIQGIEGVISQLQATAMTARNQNVADVQSTVSFAGQLHAALDRISDTQTAARVQGEKFTMGAPGIGLNDVMTDLQKASVSMQMGIQVRNKLMQAYQDVMSMQV
- the amyA gene encoding alpha-amylase — protein: MKNPTLLQFFHWYYPEGSKLWPEVAERADGLNEIGINMVWLPPAYKGATGGYSVGYDCYDLFDLGEFDQKGSIPTKYGDKNQLLAAIDALKRNDIAVLLDVVVNHKMGADEKESIRVQRVNADDRNQIDDEIIECEAWTRYTFPVRAGKYSEFISDYKCFSGIDHIENPEENGVFKIVNDYTGDGWNDQVDNEMGNFDYLMGENIDFRNRAVTEEIKYWARWAMEQTQCDGFRLDAVKHIPAWFYKEWIEHVQEVAPKPLFIVAEYWSHDVDKLQQYIDQVEGKTMLFDAPLHMKFHEASRQGRDYDMSQIFTGTLVEADPFHAVTLVANHDTQPLQALEAPVEAWFKPLAYALILLRENGVPSVFYPDLYGASYDDTGGDGETYHIDMPVIEQLDQLILARQRFAHGIQTLWFDHPNCIAFSRSGTDDDPGCVVVLSNGDEGEKTIALGENYGNKSWKDFLGNREEIVTTDETGTGVFTCNGGSVSVWVMEEVL
- the yedD gene encoding lipoprotein YedD gives rise to the protein MKKIAIMAGLLALTGCVQVDKYQDVIKHPVPAELAGYWQSKGPQSSLVSPEAMATLVVTQEGDTLDCRQWQRVVAVPGKIMLRSDDFYNVTRKLDIYPLEREGSAIEYDGMILQRVDRPTVECAAYLSKNPLESKLP
- the fliS gene encoding flagellar export chaperone FliS, with translation MYTKSGIQAYAQVSVESAVLSASPHQLVVLLFDGALSAMKKAIILIEQGDIPGKGQALGKAINIISNGLQSGLNHEVGGELTTNLDSLYDYMTRRLLQANIHNDIDAINEVAGLLNNIADAWKEIGPNSQHIRDNY
- a CDS encoding flagellin, translating into MAVINTNTLSLMTQNNLSKSQSTLGTAIERLSSGLRINSAKDDAAGQAIANRFTSNINGLNVAARNANDGISLAQTAEGALSEINNNLQRVRDLTVQAQNSSNSASDIDSIQAEVNQRMEEIDRVTKQTDFNGIKVLNTGSGSTSYSFQVGSKDTETIAIKLSSSDSFNLAAAGQSGSTLNTKAMTATDLVNNVQRTTAAEGFDVLKGKVTGGTGGTAAGTTPLKDIDAAIKAVDDQRSLLGASQNRFESTITNLNNTVNNLSAARSRIQDSDYATEVSNMSRAQILQQAGSSVLAQANQVPQTMLSLLR